A single genomic interval of Picosynechococcus sp. PCC 7003 harbors:
- the cax gene encoding calcium/proton exchanger yields MLNKNTFFLALLAFIPISLAGHFLEWSPVTVFCTAAIAIVPLAAFMGEATEEIAVVVGPNLGGLLNATFGNATELILAFIALKSGLVDVVKATITGSIISNLLLVMGFAMLLGGLKFKEQDFQPTAARLNASSMNLAVIAILIPTAVEYTSTGIGEATLQNLSVAVAIVLILVYGLTLLFSMKTHSYLYDVGVAEVEEEGETEEEAKAKVNLWLWVGVLLVVTLAVAIESELLVGSLEAATESLGLSPLFTGVILLPIIGNAAEHATAVTVALKNKMDLSVSVAVGSSLQIALFVAPVLVIAGWVIGQPMDLDFNPFELVAVAVAVLIANSISSDGNSNWLEGSLLLATYTVLGLAFFFHPAVPGLA; encoded by the coding sequence ATGCTGAACAAAAACACCTTTTTCCTAGCCCTACTCGCTTTTATCCCAATTTCCCTGGCCGGCCACTTCCTCGAATGGAGTCCCGTTACTGTGTTCTGTACAGCGGCGATCGCCATTGTGCCCCTAGCCGCTTTCATGGGAGAAGCCACCGAAGAAATTGCCGTTGTTGTCGGCCCCAACCTTGGTGGTCTGTTAAATGCCACCTTTGGCAATGCCACTGAATTAATTTTGGCTTTTATTGCCCTCAAGTCCGGCTTAGTCGATGTCGTCAAAGCCACGATCACCGGATCGATCATTAGTAACCTGCTACTGGTGATGGGTTTTGCGATGCTCCTGGGTGGCCTCAAATTCAAAGAACAGGACTTTCAACCCACCGCCGCCCGCCTTAATGCCTCATCCATGAACTTGGCGGTGATTGCGATCCTAATTCCCACCGCCGTAGAATACACCTCCACTGGCATTGGCGAAGCAACCCTCCAAAATCTCTCCGTTGCCGTCGCAATTGTCCTCATTCTGGTCTATGGCTTAACTTTATTGTTTTCGATGAAAACCCACTCCTACCTGTACGATGTGGGGGTCGCAGAAGTCGAAGAAGAAGGAGAAACAGAAGAAGAAGCCAAGGCAAAAGTTAACCTTTGGCTCTGGGTTGGGGTTCTACTTGTCGTTACCCTTGCCGTTGCCATTGAATCGGAACTCTTAGTCGGTTCCCTCGAAGCAGCCACCGAAAGTCTCGGCCTCAGTCCTCTCTTTACAGGGGTAATTCTCCTGCCCATCATTGGTAATGCCGCAGAACATGCCACCGCTGTTACCGTCGCCCTAAAAAATAAAATGGATCTATCCGTATCCGTTGCCGTTGGCTCTAGTTTGCAAATTGCCCTGTTTGTCGCCCCGGTCTTAGTCATCGCTGGGTGGGTTATTGGTCAACCGATGGATCTTGATTTCAATCCCTTTGAACTGGTAGCCGTGGCCGTAGCTGTCCTGATTGCCAATTCCATTAGTTCTGATGGTAATTCCAATTGGCTCGAAGGAAGCCTATTACTAGCGACCTATACAGTGCTTGGGTTGGCCTTTTTCTTCCATCCGGCTGTACCTGGACTGGCCTAG
- the ctpC gene encoding carboxyl-terminal processing protease CtpC, translated as MSNSKPFVLGATALVLTTVAVTGAGLHYSKSEAYLKDSPKEIVDEVWYVINKEYVDATFNQNDWRQVRQEFLSKDYANTDEAYDAIREMLDLLGDPYTRFMPPQDFENLQVDTSGELTGVGIQITKDKDTEEVVVIAPIEETPAFEAGIMAQDVIVAVDDQPTEGMELNDVVNLIRGRRGTEVILTIRRGERVLEFPIVREIIQIHPVKARINESPIGDVGYIRLTQFSAQATSEMREAIADLESQNVDGYVLDLRSNPGGLLYASIDIAQMWLDGGGIVSTVNRVGEVDRQEASNRALTDKPLIVLVDGGSASASEILSGALQDNHRAVLVGTQTFGKGLVQSVRRLGDDSGVAVTVAKYLTPSGRDINKEGIAPDFVVELDETDQEALQEDRTKIGTIADPQYAKAIQLLDEQLRTGTIVIPEKQASSERPNRSGQDS; from the coding sequence ATGTCAAACTCTAAACCCTTTGTACTCGGTGCAACAGCTCTAGTGTTAACCACTGTGGCGGTTACAGGGGCAGGACTGCACTACTCCAAAAGCGAAGCCTACCTCAAAGACAGCCCGAAGGAAATTGTGGACGAGGTTTGGTATGTCATCAACAAAGAATACGTTGATGCGACCTTTAACCAAAATGACTGGCGTCAGGTACGGCAAGAGTTCCTCAGCAAAGATTATGCCAATACGGACGAAGCCTACGATGCAATTCGGGAAATGTTGGATCTTTTAGGGGATCCCTATACCCGGTTTATGCCCCCCCAAGATTTTGAAAATTTACAGGTTGATACGTCCGGTGAGCTAACCGGAGTCGGAATTCAGATCACGAAGGACAAAGATACTGAAGAAGTGGTCGTTATTGCGCCCATTGAAGAGACGCCAGCCTTTGAAGCGGGCATTATGGCCCAAGATGTGATCGTTGCCGTGGATGATCAACCCACCGAAGGGATGGAACTCAATGATGTGGTGAATCTAATTCGCGGTCGACGAGGCACAGAGGTTATCCTCACCATTCGTCGGGGTGAACGGGTACTAGAGTTTCCCATTGTTCGAGAAATAATTCAGATTCATCCGGTAAAGGCACGGATTAATGAAAGTCCCATCGGTGATGTGGGCTATATTCGTCTGACACAATTTAGTGCCCAGGCCACCTCAGAGATGCGAGAGGCGATCGCCGATTTAGAATCCCAGAATGTCGATGGCTATGTCTTGGATTTACGTTCGAATCCTGGGGGCCTGCTCTATGCCAGCATCGACATTGCCCAAATGTGGCTCGATGGCGGTGGTATTGTTTCGACGGTAAACCGTGTCGGTGAAGTAGATCGCCAGGAAGCCAGTAACCGCGCCCTAACCGATAAACCCCTGATCGTTTTAGTGGACGGGGGCTCCGCCAGTGCCAGCGAAATTCTTTCCGGGGCGCTCCAAGACAATCACCGGGCAGTGCTTGTGGGGACGCAAACCTTTGGGAAAGGGTTGGTGCAGTCTGTCCGTCGCCTGGGAGATGATTCTGGGGTTGCTGTAACAGTCGCGAAATATTTGACGCCCTCTGGTCGGGATATCAATAAAGAAGGCATTGCGCCGGACTTTGTCGTAGAACTCGATGAAACAGACCAAGAAGCGTTGCAAGAAGATCGCACAAAAATTGGTACAATAGCTGACCCACAATATGCCAAAGCGATCCAACTGCTCGACGAACAGCTCCGTACTGGGACGATTGTGATCCCCGAAAAACAAGCCAGTTCTGAGCGCCCGAATCGTTCGGGCCAGGATAGCTAA
- a CDS encoding plasmid replication protein, CyRepA1 family, with protein sequence MDYVQEWQQSCVDPELIQLNVISLEGDRPLDYLLYSEALPRRNDGRLGDSYLQRYQHTEAGGWWCSGVDILTGKADLWGCFKPEQPRVNPEKGKPIKYEHPPKTSTGLFALRLPPHVWERVARRHQLEFSQDDWDDTQPDGGFWQWLKEHPQIPLIITEGAKKAGSLLSAGYGAIALPGIYGAIRTPKDEFGHRIGQSRLIPQLKKLIHGQRPIYIAFDQDEKPTTVRAVRSAIRKTGYLLKQAGCPVKVITWDRRAGKGVDDLIANQGQAAFEAAFQNAPSLDLWKAQDLEQLTYPRHQTLDQRYLPEQLTIPPAAKLIALKSPKGTGKTRWLESVVAGAIARQQPVLVIGHRIRLVEELCQRFGLDYIRDLPKGKDRSKEPNLKINGYGLCIDSLHGKSQARFNPHHWGDALIIFDEVEQVLWHGLNSSTCRDNRVNILQSLKHLLQNVFVGEGQIYISDADLSDVSIDYLLTLGGQKLQPYLIENTWQADTSTHYTLNHYPDGTPKRLVKDLVQHIQGGGRPFICLSAQKLKSQWSTSTLEIYLKNQFPDRKILRLDAESLADPKHPAYGAMGQINQTLAQYDVVLASPAVETGISLDLQGHFTSVWAIAQGVQTVNSICQALSRVRENIPRHLWVAKYGFNTVGNGATSIPALLTSSQRLTQTNIRLLQQSDFIALDDLDTAFQAESLLCWAKFAVRINAGMVNYREAVLAHLQREGHQLAAVPKRRKTTTTQTQPDNQLATAINAIRDTNYQAECLAIAQATPLSTRDYQRLKKSLLKSPAERQQLRKYELQKRYNLPVTASLVAKDDDHWYQKLRRHYFLTLGRPYLADRDALIASHLMQQGGGQIFQPDFNHSQMGAIIGTMEILGITTLLAQTNRPLHNLDPEMQRLAAIALENRDAIKTTVGIGLAKNSTPIMILRRFLELLGLELKYLKITTIQKKRTRIYQISQPQDQRQTVFQHWLQSDQNCPGTSAFWQEDCQKYLAKLQATRHQTESNYVQLTFELPTPEAS encoded by the coding sequence ATGGATTATGTTCAAGAATGGCAGCAAAGCTGTGTTGATCCTGAACTCATCCAACTGAATGTTATTTCCCTAGAGGGCGATCGCCCTTTGGATTACTTGCTCTATTCAGAGGCGTTGCCCCGACGAAATGATGGTCGTTTAGGAGACAGTTATCTCCAGCGCTATCAACACACCGAGGCCGGAGGGTGGTGGTGTTCTGGCGTCGATATTTTGACGGGAAAGGCTGATCTTTGGGGCTGTTTCAAACCGGAGCAACCCCGCGTGAATCCGGAAAAAGGCAAACCCATCAAGTACGAACACCCCCCAAAAACGAGTACGGGTCTATTTGCGTTACGATTACCGCCCCATGTGTGGGAGCGGGTCGCCCGTCGCCATCAATTAGAATTTAGCCAAGACGATTGGGACGACACCCAGCCCGATGGGGGGTTTTGGCAATGGTTAAAGGAACATCCCCAAATTCCCCTGATTATTACTGAAGGGGCAAAAAAAGCAGGCTCCCTATTGAGTGCCGGCTATGGGGCGATCGCCTTACCGGGAATTTATGGCGCAATCCGGACGCCCAAGGATGAATTTGGTCATCGCATCGGCCAATCCAGACTTATTCCCCAACTGAAAAAACTCATTCACGGGCAACGCCCCATTTACATTGCCTTTGACCAGGACGAAAAACCAACAACAGTCCGGGCCGTGCGCAGTGCCATCCGAAAAACGGGTTATTTACTCAAGCAAGCCGGTTGCCCGGTAAAAGTGATCACCTGGGACCGTCGCGCGGGTAAAGGGGTGGATGATCTCATTGCCAATCAAGGCCAGGCCGCCTTTGAAGCCGCTTTTCAAAATGCCCCCAGCCTCGATCTCTGGAAAGCCCAAGATCTCGAACAACTCACCTATCCCCGTCACCAAACCCTAGACCAACGGTATCTCCCAGAGCAGTTGACCATTCCCCCGGCAGCCAAATTAATTGCGCTCAAATCCCCGAAAGGAACGGGCAAAACCCGTTGGCTAGAATCAGTTGTCGCTGGGGCGATCGCCCGTCAACAGCCTGTCCTTGTGATTGGCCACCGCATTCGTCTGGTTGAAGAGCTTTGTCAGCGGTTTGGCCTCGATTACATCCGTGATTTACCCAAGGGGAAAGACCGTTCTAAGGAGCCTAACTTAAAAATTAATGGCTATGGCCTCTGTATTGATTCCTTGCATGGCAAATCCCAGGCCCGATTTAATCCACATCACTGGGGTGATGCCCTGATTATTTTTGACGAAGTAGAACAAGTGCTATGGCACGGGTTAAATTCCAGCACCTGTCGCGATAACCGGGTCAATATTCTCCAGAGTCTCAAGCACCTGTTGCAAAATGTTTTTGTCGGCGAAGGTCAAATTTATATCAGTGACGCCGACTTGAGCGATGTTTCCATTGACTACCTCCTCACCCTGGGGGGCCAAAAGCTCCAGCCCTATCTCATTGAAAATACTTGGCAAGCGGATACCAGCACCCATTACACCCTCAATCATTATCCCGATGGCACACCGAAGCGTTTAGTCAAGGACTTGGTGCAACATATCCAAGGGGGCGGGCGACCTTTTATCTGTCTGTCGGCCCAAAAACTGAAGAGCCAGTGGAGCACTTCAACCCTCGAAATCTATCTCAAAAATCAATTCCCTGACCGCAAAATTCTCCGCCTTGATGCAGAATCCCTCGCCGATCCGAAGCATCCCGCCTACGGTGCCATGGGCCAAATTAACCAAACCCTCGCCCAATATGATGTGGTTTTAGCCAGCCCCGCCGTGGAAACGGGGATTAGTCTTGATTTGCAGGGACATTTCACCTCGGTGTGGGCGATCGCCCAGGGGGTACAAACAGTCAATTCCATCTGCCAGGCCCTGAGTCGGGTGCGTGAAAATATTCCGCGTCATCTCTGGGTGGCAAAATACGGCTTCAATACCGTCGGCAATGGGGCCACTTCCATCCCGGCACTGCTCACCTCCAGTCAGCGGCTCACCCAAACGAATATTCGTCTGCTGCAACAGTCTGACTTTATTGCCCTTGATGATTTAGATACTGCTTTTCAGGCTGAATCCTTGTTGTGTTGGGCCAAATTTGCGGTACGGATTAATGCGGGTATGGTGAACTACCGCGAGGCCGTGCTCGCCCATCTCCAGCGGGAAGGCCATCAACTGGCGGCGGTGCCAAAACGCCGTAAAACAACGACAACCCAAACCCAGCCCGATAATCAATTGGCCACGGCGATCAATGCCATTCGCGATACCAACTATCAAGCAGAATGTTTGGCGATCGCCCAGGCAACCCCCTTGAGTACCAGAGACTACCAACGCCTGAAAAAGAGCCTCCTGAAAAGCCCTGCTGAACGACAACAGCTCCGTAAGTACGAACTCCAGAAACGCTACAATCTGCCCGTCACCGCTTCTCTAGTGGCTAAAGATGACGACCACTGGTACCAAAAGCTGCGACGCCACTATTTCCTGACCCTGGGTCGCCCTTACCTGGCGGATCGAGATGCCCTCATCGCAAGTCACCTGATGCAGCAGGGCGGCGGGCAAATTTTCCAGCCTGATTTTAACCACTCCCAAATGGGGGCAATCATCGGCACCATGGAAATTTTAGGGATCACGACCCTCCTCGCCCAAACAAATCGCCCCCTCCATAACCTCGATCCAGAGATGCAACGACTCGCGGCGATCGCCCTCGAAAATCGAGATGCCATCAAGACCACCGTTGGCATTGGCCTCGCGAAAAATTCCACGCCGATCATGATTCTGCGTCGCTTCCTCGAACTACTCGGCCTCGAACTGAAATACCTCAAAATCACCACCATTCAGAAAAAACGCACCCGCATCTACCAAATCAGTCAGCCCCAGGATCAACGCCAAACGGTCTTTCAACATTGGCTACAAAGCGATCAAAATTGCCCAGGCACCTCCGCTTTTTGGCAAGAAGACTGCCAAAAGTACCTCGCCAAACTCCAGGCAACCCGGCACCAAACCGAATCGAACTATGTTCAACTAACTTTTGAGCTACCGACCCCGGAAGCTTCCTAA
- the msrA gene encoding peptide-methionine (S)-S-oxide reductase MsrA gives MFFGLLGKKTQMPTPQEALPGRSQTMPIPDHHFVNGNPIAPPFPAGIELAIFGLGCFWGAERKFWQTPGVFSTAVGYAAGYTPNPTYQEVCSGMTGHNEVVLVTYDPTQVSYETLLKVFWESHDPTQGMRQGNDVGTQYRSGIYTYSEAQKQLAQASRKAYQDALKAKGYGAITTEILDAPEFYYAEEYHQQYLAKNPGGYCGLGGTGVGCPVGLEVKS, from the coding sequence ATGTTTTTTGGTTTGCTCGGTAAAAAGACCCAAATGCCTACCCCCCAGGAGGCTTTACCCGGTCGTTCCCAAACGATGCCCATCCCCGACCATCATTTCGTTAATGGCAATCCCATTGCCCCCCCCTTCCCTGCGGGTATTGAATTGGCAATTTTTGGCCTGGGCTGTTTTTGGGGAGCAGAACGCAAATTTTGGCAAACCCCCGGTGTTTTTAGTACAGCAGTGGGGTATGCGGCAGGTTACACCCCAAACCCCACCTACCAGGAAGTTTGCTCCGGGATGACAGGTCACAATGAGGTGGTGCTGGTTACCTACGATCCGACTCAAGTGTCCTATGAAACCCTCCTCAAGGTTTTTTGGGAAAGCCATGATCCCACCCAAGGCATGCGCCAAGGGAATGATGTGGGCACCCAGTACCGTTCTGGCATTTACACTTACTCCGAGGCCCAGAAACAGCTTGCACAGGCATCGCGAAAAGCTTACCAAGATGCGTTGAAAGCGAAGGGTTACGGCGCGATCACGACGGAAATTTTGGATGCACCGGAATTTTATTACGCGGAAGAATATCACCAGCAGTATCTGGCGAAAAACCCAGGGGGCTACTGTGGCCTCGGTGGTACAGGAGTCGGCTGTCCCGTTGGCCTCGAAGTGAAATCCTAA
- a CDS encoding SDR family oxidoreductase produces MNLLVVGATGTLGRQVARRALDEGHQVRCLVRNPRKASFLKEWGAELIGGNLCQPESLIPALEGVDAVIDAATARATDSIGVKEVDWEGQINLIQAAKEAGVERFIFFSILNAEQHRDVPLMDAKYCVEEYLKEAGLNYTILRLSGFMQGLIAQYAIPILENQAVWITGESSPIAYMNTQDIAKFAVQAVKIPATEKQTFPVVGTRAWKGEEIIAICERYSGQTASIARLSLSFLRLMRRFSRFFQWGQNASDRLAFAEVMATGKPLDAPMEDVYKTFELDPAETTTLESYLQEYFSRIMQKLKEIDYEKNKGKKKNGKKKPNIRTPF; encoded by the coding sequence ATGAATTTACTGGTGGTCGGTGCTACTGGCACATTAGGCAGGCAAGTCGCGCGACGGGCATTAGATGAAGGGCATCAAGTCCGTTGTCTCGTCCGTAATCCCCGTAAAGCTTCCTTTTTGAAGGAGTGGGGCGCAGAATTAATCGGCGGAAATTTATGCCAGCCCGAGTCTTTGATCCCAGCCCTAGAAGGGGTTGATGCCGTCATTGATGCTGCCACGGCCCGGGCAACGGATTCCATCGGTGTTAAGGAAGTTGACTGGGAAGGGCAAATAAACTTGATCCAAGCGGCAAAGGAAGCTGGGGTCGAGCGATTTATTTTCTTTTCAATTCTTAATGCAGAGCAGCACCGTGATGTGCCCTTGATGGATGCAAAATATTGCGTCGAGGAATATCTCAAAGAAGCGGGCCTGAACTATACAATCCTGCGCCTGAGCGGGTTTATGCAGGGGTTGATCGCCCAATACGCGATTCCTATCCTTGAAAATCAAGCGGTCTGGATCACTGGCGAGAGTTCGCCAATCGCCTACATGAACACCCAGGATATTGCGAAGTTTGCGGTACAGGCGGTGAAAATTCCGGCCACGGAAAAGCAAACCTTTCCAGTAGTAGGCACCCGGGCTTGGAAAGGGGAAGAAATTATCGCCATTTGTGAGCGTTATTCTGGCCAAACCGCCAGTATCGCCCGGTTGTCCTTGAGTTTTCTGCGGTTAATGCGCCGGTTCAGCCGTTTTTTCCAATGGGGACAAAATGCATCGGATCGCTTGGCCTTTGCAGAGGTGATGGCCACGGGTAAGCCTTTGGATGCGCCCATGGAAGACGTCTACAAAACATTTGAGCTTGATCCCGCCGAAACAACGACCCTAGAAAGTTATTTGCAGGAATACTTCAGTCGCATCATGCAGAAGCTGAAGGAAATTGACTACGAGAAAAATAAGGGCAAAAAGAAAAACGGTAAGAAAAAGCCGAATATTCGGACACCATTTTAA
- a CDS encoding NAD(+) kinase, with protein sequence MPKAGIIYNDIKPIACQVAQELAKTLRNKGWEVFTATGFGGLLGYAECPPTQETGHQRPVCHTKIEQLVPPNFDENMQFAVVLGGDGTVLSAARQVAPKGIPLLTVNTGHLGFLTEMYLQHLDEAIAQLLAGEYEIEDRSMITVQLFRDEELLWEALSLNEMVLHREPLAGMCHFEIQIGRHAPVDIAADGIMISTPTGSTAYSLSAGGPVVTPDVPVFQLAPICPHSLASRALVFSDTEPVNIFPATSHRLVMVVDGNGGAYVLPDDQVHLERSPYNARFVRLHRPEFFRILREKLGWGLPHVAKPTSRKVL encoded by the coding sequence GTGCCCAAAGCCGGCATTATCTATAACGACATCAAACCCATTGCCTGCCAAGTCGCTCAGGAATTAGCCAAAACCTTGAGGAATAAAGGGTGGGAAGTGTTTACGGCCACTGGATTTGGCGGTCTACTTGGTTATGCAGAATGTCCGCCAACCCAAGAAACCGGCCATCAACGGCCCGTGTGCCACACCAAAATTGAGCAATTGGTGCCCCCCAACTTTGATGAAAATATGCAATTTGCCGTGGTTCTGGGGGGAGATGGTACGGTATTGTCGGCGGCGCGCCAGGTTGCCCCAAAGGGAATCCCCCTGCTAACGGTCAACACAGGACATCTCGGGTTTTTGACGGAAATGTATCTCCAGCACCTCGATGAGGCGATCGCCCAGTTGCTGGCCGGAGAATACGAAATCGAAGACCGTTCGATGATTACAGTGCAGCTTTTCCGCGATGAGGAACTCCTTTGGGAAGCCCTGAGTCTTAATGAAATGGTGCTCCACCGGGAACCCCTAGCCGGGATGTGTCACTTTGAAATCCAGATTGGTCGCCATGCCCCCGTTGACATTGCCGCCGACGGCATTATGATTTCAACCCCCACCGGCTCCACGGCTTACTCCCTCAGCGCGGGCGGCCCCGTCGTCACCCCTGATGTGCCCGTTTTTCAGCTTGCCCCCATCTGTCCCCATTCCCTTGCGTCCCGGGCCCTCGTCTTTTCCGACACAGAACCGGTGAATATTTTTCCGGCCACGTCCCATCGTTTGGTGATGGTTGTTGATGGTAACGGTGGGGCCTATGTCTTGCCAGATGATCAAGTCCATTTAGAGAGATCGCCTTATAATGCCCGCTTTGTGCGCCTCCACCGACCCGAATTTTTCCGCATTCTCCGGGAGAAGCTGGGCTGGGGACTCCCCCATGTGGCGAAACCCACATCCCGCAAAGTTTTGTAG
- the nblR gene encoding response regulator transcription factor NblR, with protein sequence MPQSQYAADGLAYVLLVGTDQEFTQRATLDLADLGYQTITVETVEQAQQRLRQLPAGMVIVDYPLLGQRGIDFCRSLRKAQFVRPILFLVTQDRVEERVICLEAGADDYVLQPYQQERFLRLLEIYLQPQTGQREQLFFGDLILDLNTRQVWRSPGQSSDSPRPIELTVKEFELLKYLMSHPQQVLTREQILENVWGNEFQGESNVIEVYIRYLRLKIEAKGQKRLIQTVRGVGYVLKKDP encoded by the coding sequence ATGCCCCAAAGCCAATATGCCGCCGATGGTTTAGCCTATGTTCTCCTCGTTGGGACGGATCAAGAGTTTACACAACGGGCCACCCTAGATCTCGCTGATCTCGGTTACCAAACCATTACCGTTGAAACGGTAGAACAAGCCCAACAACGACTCCGACAGTTACCAGCAGGCATGGTGATTGTGGATTATCCTCTCTTAGGACAACGGGGGATCGACTTTTGCCGTAGCCTCCGCAAAGCCCAATTTGTGCGGCCCATTTTATTTCTGGTGACCCAAGATCGTGTAGAAGAGCGGGTGATCTGCCTCGAGGCCGGAGCCGATGATTATGTGCTGCAACCCTACCAGCAGGAGCGGTTTTTACGGCTGCTTGAAATTTATCTCCAGCCCCAAACGGGCCAGCGGGAGCAACTTTTTTTTGGGGATTTAATCTTAGATCTCAATACCCGGCAGGTGTGGCGATCGCCAGGTCAAAGTAGCGACTCTCCCCGTCCCATCGAACTAACGGTCAAAGAATTTGAACTGTTGAAATATTTGATGTCCCATCCCCAACAGGTTTTAACGCGGGAGCAAATCCTGGAAAATGTCTGGGGGAATGAATTTCAAGGGGAATCTAACGTGATTGAAGTCTATATTCGTTATTTGCGCCTTAAAATTGAAGCAAAAGGCCAGAAACGCCTGATCCAAACTGTGCGGGGAGTCGGCTATGTCCTCAAAAAAGATCCCTAG
- a CDS encoding DUF192 domain-containing protein, producing MSFPSRLCLALCGTVLVGCVPFPVDDAGLNAPPSETPMSQSTPRPQGQMLPITATAQIVGSEQRFGLEVAETAEQQRLGLMYREFLPDNRGMLFEFEPARPVSFWMKNCLINLDMIFLREGVVQAIAHDVPPCESDPCPTYGPPATVNIDQVIEIRGGLAKEINLQAGDRIEVTKTTNN from the coding sequence ATGTCTTTTCCTTCCCGTCTCTGTCTGGCTCTCTGTGGCACTGTCTTGGTTGGCTGTGTTCCGTTCCCGGTTGACGATGCTGGCCTCAATGCACCCCCCAGTGAGACCCCGATGAGTCAGTCCACCCCCAGACCCCAGGGGCAAATGCTCCCGATTACGGCAACGGCCCAGATTGTGGGATCGGAGCAACGGTTTGGGTTAGAGGTGGCAGAAACCGCAGAACAGCAGCGCTTAGGGTTGATGTACCGGGAGTTTTTACCGGACAATCGAGGGATGTTATTTGAATTTGAACCCGCCCGCCCCGTTAGTTTCTGGATGAAAAATTGCTTGATTAATTTGGATATGATTTTCCTGCGAGAAGGCGTGGTGCAGGCGATCGCCCATGATGTCCCCCCTTGTGAAAGTGATCCTTGTCCCACCTATGGGCCACCAGCAACCGTCAATATTGACCAAGTGATTGAAATTCGGGGCGGTTTAGCGAAGGAAATTAATCTGCAAGCCGGCGATCGCATCGAGGTCACCAAAACTACGAATAATTAA
- the radC gene encoding DNA repair protein RadC — MNYSPRIQDIPASERPRERLVAVGAKYLSNAELIAILISTGDRHRNLSAVGLAQFILHTCSQGKRDPFDVLRHTTPQELTSIPGVGLAKAAQILAGIELGKRIFQAKPSEKIIVDSPEAAAIALSNDLMWQDQERFAVLCLDVKNTLIATRVVTIGLATETLAHPREIFREVIKHGATRLIIAHNHPSGNVDPSPEDLQLTERLLQSAQILGIPLLDHLILGRDNFGSLRQKTDLWDCYPQPE; from the coding sequence ATGAACTACAGCCCCCGGATCCAAGATATCCCTGCTAGTGAACGGCCACGCGAGCGCCTGGTGGCAGTGGGGGCCAAATATTTATCCAATGCAGAATTAATTGCCATCTTGATCAGCACTGGCGATCGCCACCGCAACCTCTCCGCCGTCGGCCTTGCCCAATTTATTTTGCACACCTGCAGCCAAGGCAAGCGGGATCCTTTCGATGTGTTGCGCCACACGACCCCCCAAGAACTGACCAGCATCCCCGGAGTAGGCCTTGCCAAAGCCGCCCAGATCCTCGCCGGGATCGAACTTGGTAAGCGGATTTTCCAAGCGAAACCCAGCGAAAAAATCATCGTTGACAGTCCCGAAGCAGCGGCGATCGCCCTCAGTAACGATCTCATGTGGCAAGACCAAGAACGCTTTGCCGTCCTCTGCCTCGATGTTAAAAATACGCTGATTGCCACGAGGGTTGTCACCATTGGCCTTGCCACCGAAACCCTCGCCCACCCCAGGGAAATTTTCCGCGAAGTCATTAAACATGGGGCCACCCGCTTGATCATTGCCCACAACCACCCCTCTGGCAACGTTGATCCCAGCCCCGAAGATTTACAACTCACCGAACGCTTACTTCAATCAGCTCAAATTCTCGGCATTCCCCTCCTTGATCATTTAATCCTTGGCCGCGATAACTTCGGCAGCCTACGCCAAAAAACAGACCTCTGGGATTGTTACCCCCAACCAGAATGA